Proteins encoded by one window of Pseudomonas sp. PSKL.D1:
- the acnD gene encoding Fe/S-dependent 2-methylisocitrate dehydratase AcnD → MNTAYRKPLPGTTLDYFDARAAVEAIKPGAYDTLPYTSRVLAENLVRRCDPATLDASLGQLIERKRDLDFPWFPARVVCHDILGQTALVDLAGLRDAIADKGGDPAQVNPVVPVQLIVDHSLAVECGGFDPQAFDKNRAIEDRRNEDRFHFINWTKKAFKNVDVIQPGNGIMHQINLEKMSPVIHNDHGVAYPDTCVGTDSHTPHVDALGVIAIGVGGLEAENVMLGRASWMRLPEIVGVELTGKLAPNITATDLVLALTEFLRKQKVVGAYLEFHGEGARALTLGDRATISNMAPEYGATAAMFAIDQQTIDYLKLTGRDDQQVQLVETYAKVAGLWADSLAKAEYERSLSFDLSSVVRNMAGPSNPHARVATSELAAKGIAGSWQEVPGQMPDGAVIIAAITSCTNTSNPRNVIAAGLLARNANKLGLARKPWVKSSLAPGSRAVQLYLEEAGLEQELERLGFGIVAFACTTCNGMSGALDPVIQQEIIDRDLYATAVLSGNRNFDGRIHPYAKQAFLASPPLVVAYAIAGTIRFDIEKDVLGVVDGKEIRLKDIWPSDEEIDAVVRASVKPEQFRKVYIPMFAVEEDRGPKVAPLYEWRPMSTYIRRPPYWEGALAGERTLRGMRPLAVLPDNITTDHLSPSNAILLDSAAGEYLAKMGLPEEDFNSYATHRGDHLTAQRATFANPKLFNEMVRKDDGSVKQGSLARLEPEGKVTRMWEAIEAYMERKQPLIIVAGADYGQGSSRDWAAKGVRLAGVEAIVAEGFERIHRTNLVGMGVLPLEFKPGTDRNTLGLDGSETYDVLGERKPRATLTLVVTRRDGEQVEVPVTCRLDTAEEVSIYEAGGVLQRFAQDFLEATA, encoded by the coding sequence ATGAACACTGCCTACCGCAAGCCCCTGCCAGGCACCACCCTGGACTATTTCGACGCCCGAGCAGCCGTCGAGGCCATCAAGCCGGGTGCCTACGACACCTTGCCATATACCTCCCGCGTGCTGGCCGAAAACCTGGTGCGCCGCTGTGACCCGGCCACCCTCGACGCCTCGCTGGGCCAACTGATCGAGCGCAAGCGCGACCTCGACTTCCCGTGGTTCCCGGCCCGCGTGGTGTGCCACGACATCCTTGGCCAGACCGCTCTGGTGGACCTGGCCGGCCTGCGCGACGCCATCGCCGACAAAGGCGGTGACCCGGCCCAGGTCAACCCGGTGGTGCCGGTGCAACTGATCGTCGACCATTCCCTGGCCGTGGAGTGTGGCGGTTTCGACCCGCAGGCGTTCGACAAGAACCGCGCCATCGAAGACCGGCGCAACGAAGACCGCTTCCATTTCATCAACTGGACCAAGAAGGCGTTCAAGAACGTCGATGTGATCCAGCCCGGCAACGGCATCATGCACCAGATCAACCTGGAGAAAATGTCGCCGGTCATTCACAACGACCATGGCGTGGCCTACCCGGACACCTGCGTCGGCACCGACAGCCACACCCCGCACGTCGATGCCCTGGGTGTGATCGCCATCGGCGTGGGTGGCCTTGAGGCCGAAAACGTCATGCTGGGCCGCGCCTCGTGGATGCGCCTGCCGGAAATCGTCGGCGTCGAGCTGACCGGCAAGCTGGCACCGAACATCACCGCCACCGACCTGGTGCTGGCCCTGACCGAGTTTTTGCGCAAGCAGAAGGTGGTAGGCGCCTACCTGGAGTTCCACGGCGAGGGCGCGCGTGCCCTGACCCTGGGCGACCGTGCAACCATCTCCAACATGGCCCCGGAGTACGGCGCCACGGCGGCGATGTTCGCCATCGACCAGCAGACCATCGACTACCTCAAGCTGACCGGGCGTGACGACCAGCAAGTGCAACTGGTGGAAACCTACGCCAAGGTCGCCGGCCTGTGGGCCGACAGCCTGGCCAAGGCCGAATACGAGCGCAGCCTGAGCTTTGACCTGTCGAGCGTGGTGCGCAACATGGCCGGCCCGTCCAACCCGCATGCCCGCGTGGCCACCAGCGAGCTGGCGGCCAAGGGCATCGCTGGCTCTTGGCAAGAAGTGCCGGGGCAGATGCCTGACGGCGCGGTGATCATCGCCGCCATCACCAGTTGCACCAACACCAGCAACCCGCGCAACGTGATTGCCGCAGGCCTGCTGGCGCGCAACGCCAACAAGCTTGGGCTGGCGCGCAAGCCGTGGGTGAAGTCGTCGCTGGCACCGGGCTCCAGGGCCGTGCAGCTTTACCTGGAAGAGGCCGGGCTGGAGCAGGAACTGGAGCGGTTGGGCTTCGGCATCGTCGCCTTCGCCTGCACTACCTGCAACGGCATGTCCGGCGCGCTGGACCCTGTGATCCAGCAGGAAATCATCGACCGCGACCTGTACGCCACCGCCGTGCTGTCGGGCAACCGCAACTTCGACGGGCGTATTCACCCCTATGCCAAGCAGGCCTTCCTGGCCTCGCCGCCGCTGGTGGTGGCGTACGCCATTGCCGGCACCATCCGCTTCGACATCGAAAAGGATGTGCTGGGCGTGGTTGATGGCAAGGAAATCCGCCTTAAGGACATCTGGCCCAGCGACGAAGAAATCGATGCCGTGGTGCGGGCGTCAGTCAAGCCGGAGCAGTTCCGCAAGGTGTACATCCCTATGTTCGCCGTCGAGGAAGACCGTGGGCCGAAAGTCGCACCGCTGTACGAATGGCGGCCGATGAGCACCTACATTCGCCGCCCTCCCTACTGGGAAGGCGCCCTGGCCGGTGAGCGCACGCTGCGCGGCATGCGCCCGCTGGCGGTGCTGCCGGACAACATCACCACCGACCACCTGTCGCCGTCCAACGCCATCCTGCTCGACAGCGCTGCCGGCGAGTACCTGGCGAAGATGGGCCTGCCGGAAGAGGACTTCAACTCCTACGCCACCCACCGTGGTGACCACCTGACCGCCCAGCGCGCCACCTTTGCCAACCCCAAGCTGTTCAACGAAATGGTGCGCAAGGACGATGGCAGCGTGAAGCAAGGCTCGCTGGCGCGGCTTGAGCCGGAAGGGAAGGTGACGCGCATGTGGGAAGCGATCGAGGCTTACATGGAGCGCAAGCAGCCGCTGATCATTGTTGCCGGTGCCGATTATGGCCAGGGCTCGTCGCGCGACTGGGCAGCCAAAGGCGTGCGCCTGGCGGGTGTCGAGGCCATCGTTGCCGAAGGCTTCGAGCGTATTCACCGCACCAACCTGGTGGGCATGGGCGTGTTGCCGCTGGAGTTCAAACCGGGCACTGACCGCAACACGCTGGGCCTGGATGGCAGCGAAACCTACGACGTGCTGGGTGAGCGCAAACCGCGGGCGACGTTGACACTGGTGGTGACACGGCGTGATGGCGAGCAGGTGGAAGTGCCGGTGACGTGCCGGTTGGATACGGCTGAAGAAGTGTCCATTTACGAGGCGGGCGGGGTGTTGCAGCGCTTTGCCCAGGATTTCCTTGAGGCGACGGCGTAG
- the prpF gene encoding 2-methylaconitate cis-trans isomerase PrpF — protein sequence MAHPPQIRIPATYMRGGTSKGVFFRLQDLPEAAQAPGPARDALLLRVIGSPDPYAKQIDGMGGATSSTSKTVILGKSTRPDHDVDYLFGQVAIDKAFVDWSGNCGNLSAAVGSFAISNGLVKPERIPHNGVATVRIWQANIGKSIIAHVPITDGQVQETGDFELDGVTFPAAEVQLEFLDPAADEDGDGGAMFPTGQLVDDLEVPGIGTFKATLINAGIPTIFVNAADIGYTGTELQDAINGDPQALARFETIRAYGAVRMGLIEHVDQAAGRQHTPKVAFVAPPSAYTASSGKTVAAGDIDLLVRALSMGKLHHAMMGTAAVAIGTAAAIPGTLVNLAAGGGERSAVRFGHPSGTLRVGAEARHVDGEWSVTKAIMSRSARVLMEGWVRVPGDSF from the coding sequence ATGGCACACCCCCCACAAATCCGAATCCCCGCCACCTACATGCGTGGCGGCACCAGCAAAGGCGTGTTCTTCCGCCTGCAAGACCTCCCCGAAGCAGCCCAGGCCCCCGGCCCGGCCCGTGATGCGCTGTTGCTGCGCGTAATCGGCAGCCCCGACCCCTACGCCAAGCAGATCGACGGCATGGGCGGCGCCACCTCCAGCACCAGCAAGACCGTAATCCTTGGCAAAAGCACCCGGCCCGACCACGACGTCGACTACCTGTTCGGCCAGGTCGCCATCGACAAGGCCTTCGTCGACTGGAGCGGCAATTGCGGCAACCTGTCGGCAGCAGTGGGTTCGTTTGCCATCAGCAATGGCCTGGTGAAGCCTGAGCGTATTCCACACAACGGCGTCGCCACCGTGCGCATCTGGCAGGCCAACATCGGCAAGAGCATCATTGCCCATGTGCCGATCACCGATGGCCAGGTGCAGGAAACCGGTGACTTCGAACTGGATGGCGTGACTTTCCCGGCTGCTGAAGTGCAGTTGGAGTTTCTTGACCCTGCCGCCGACGAAGACGGAGATGGCGGGGCGATGTTCCCCACGGGCCAATTGGTGGATGATCTGGAGGTACCCGGCATTGGTACGTTCAAGGCGACGTTGATCAATGCGGGTATCCCGACCATTTTCGTCAACGCTGCCGATATCGGTTACACCGGTACCGAGCTGCAGGATGCCATCAACGGTGACCCGCAGGCACTGGCGCGTTTCGAGACGATCCGTGCATATGGCGCCGTGCGCATGGGCCTGATCGAGCACGTCGATCAGGCCGCCGGGCGTCAGCACACGCCCAAAGTGGCTTTCGTTGCGCCGCCAAGCGCCTACACTGCGTCCAGTGGCAAAACGGTTGCCGCGGGTGACATCGACTTGCTGGTGCGGGCGTTGTCCATGGGCAAGCTGCACCACGCGATGATGGGGACCGCTGCGGTGGCCATCGGTACCGCCGCTGCCATTCCCGGCACGCTGGTCAACCTTGCCGCAGGTGGGGGCGAGCGCAGTGCGGTGCGCTTTGGGCACCCGTCCGGCACCTTGCGGGTCGGGGCCGAGGCGCGGCATGTGGATGGCGAATGGAGCGTGACAAAAGCAATCATGAGCCGCAGTGCTCGTGTGCTGATGGAGGGCTGGGTGAGGGTGCCTGGCGACAGTTTCTGA